Proteins encoded by one window of Antechinus flavipes isolate AdamAnt ecotype Samford, QLD, Australia chromosome 4, AdamAnt_v2, whole genome shotgun sequence:
- the LOC127560751 gene encoding zinc finger protein with KRAB and SCAN domains 8-like isoform X2, whose translation MPWEERTNLGMAQEPTNIQPQPMGLKCDSSDPQILQERVLPISQAPASSQKGSPRDQEMAAALLTAGFQTLVKIEDMAVSLIQEEWGLLDPAQKDLCSDGRPENYGHMYSLGGETRSENRDLTQKQVISSEMEPNGEKTAKRIGNIPESKDHGQASEYTGRIDRRRGNPPTGERRHKCEECGKSFAQSSGLVRHWRIHTGEKPYQCNVCGKAFSYRSALLSHQDIHNKVKRYHCKECGKAFSQNTGLILHQRIHTGEKPYECNQCGKAFSQSAGLILHQRIHSGEKPYECNECGKAFSHSSHLIGHQRIHTGEKPYECDECGKTFRRSSHLIGHQRSHTGEKPYKCGECGRAFSQKSGLIEHQRIHTGERPYKCKECGKAFNGNTGLIQHLRIHTGEKPYQCGACGKAFIQRSSLIRHQRIHSAEKSEST comes from the exons ATGCCCTGGGAAGAGAGAACAAATCTGGGAATGGCACAGGAGCCAACAAATATTCAGCCACAGCCTATGGGACTCAAGTGTGACTCTTCAGATCCCCAGATTCTGCAGGAAAGAG tttTGCCCATTTCCCAGGCTCCTGCTTCATCTCAGAAGGGAAGCCCCCGAGACCAGGAGATGGCAGCTGCACTTCTCACAGCTGGGTTCCAG ACTTTGGTGAAGATTGAGGACATGGCAGTGTCTCTTATCCAGGAGGAGTGGGGACTTCTTGATCCAGCACAGAAAGACCTCTGTAGTGACGGCAGGCCAGAGAATTATGGTCACATGTACTCCCTGG GTGGTGAGACCAGGAGTGAGAACAGGGATCTTACTCAAAAACAGGTAATATCTTCTGAAATggaaccaaatggagagaaaACTGCCAAACGCATTGGGAATATTCCTGAGAGTAAAGATCATGGACAAGCTAGTGAATATACAGGCAGGATAGATCGACGGCGAGGAAACCCCCCCACAGGAGAAAGACGACATAAATGTGAGGAATGTGGGAAGAGCTTTGCCCAAAGCTCGGGCCTTGTACGACACTggagaatccacactggggaaAAACCATATCAATGTAATGTGTGTGGTAAAGCCTTCAGTTATAGGTCAGCCCTTCTTTCACATCAGGATATTCACAACAAAGTGAAACGCTATCATTGTAAAgagtgtgggaaagcctttagTCAGAACACAGGACTTAttctacatcagagaatccacactggggaaAAGCCTTATGAGTGTAATCAGTGTGGGAAGGCTTTTAGTCAGAGTGCAGGCCTAATTCTACATCAGAGAATACACAGTGGGGAAaaaccctatgaatgtaatgaatgtggaaaagcttttagtcATAGTTCTCACCTTattggacatcagagaatccacactggggagaaaccctATGAATGTGATGAGTGTGGAAAAACTTTCAGGAGGAGCTCACACCTCATTGGTCATCAGAGAAgccacactggggagaaaccctACAAATGTGGTGAATGTGGGAGAGCTTTCAGTCAGAAGTCAGGTCTTATTGAACATCAAAGAATACATACAGGAGAGAGACCctataaatgtaaagaatgtgggaaagctttcaatGGAAACACAGGTCTTATTCAACATCTGAGAATCcatactggggagaaaccttatcaGTGTGGTGCATGTGGAAAGGCCTTTATTCAAAGGTCAAGCCTTATTCGACATCAGAGAATACACAGTGCAGAAAAATCTGAATCCACATAA